Proteins encoded by one window of Primulina huaijiensis isolate GDHJ02 chromosome 1, ASM1229523v2, whole genome shotgun sequence:
- the LOC140981761 gene encoding 2-oxoisovalerate dehydrogenase subunit beta 1, mitochondrial — protein sequence MGSLRRTGRLLGFGVRFSTRRGLSTEAGRTINSINLFSAVNQALHTALETDPRAYVFGEDVGFGGVFRCTTGLADRFGKSRVFNTPLCEQGIVGFAIGLAAMGNRAIAEIQFADYIFPAFDQIVNEAAKFRYRSGNQFNCGGLTIRAPYGAVGHGGHYHSQSPEAFFCHVPGIKVVIPRGPRQAKGLLLSSIRDPNPVVFFEPKWLYRLAVEEVPEEDYMLPLSEAEVIREGSDITLVGWGAQLSVMEQACVEAEKDGISCELIDLKTLIPWDKETVEASVNKTGRLLVSHEAPITGGFGAEVSASIVERCFLRLESPVTRVCGLDTPFPLVFEPFYMPTKNKILDAIKSTVNY from the exons ATGGGTAGTTTGAGGAGAACTGGAAGATTGTTGGGTTTCGGTGTTCGGTTTTCGACGAGGAGAGGACTGTCGACGGAAGCTGGGAGGACCATTAACTCGATCAATCTCTTCTCTGCAGTCAATCAGGCCCTTCACACTGCCTTAGAAACCGACCCCCG TGCTTACGTATTTGGGGAAGATGTTGGCTTTGGGGGTGTTTTCCGTTGCACTACCGGGTTAGCAGATCGATTTGGCAAATCTCGTGTTTTTAACACTCCTCTTTGCGAGCag GGTATTGTTGGATTCGCTATTGGTCTGGCAGCAATG GGAAACAGAGCAATAGCTGAAATTCAATTTGCAGATTATATTTTTCCAGCTTTTGATCAG ATTGTGAATGAGGCTGCGAAGTTTAGATACAGGAGTGGTAATCAATTTAACTGTGGAG GCTTAACAATTAGAGcaccttatggagctgtgggtCACGGGGGCCATTACCACTCACAATCCCCTGAAGCTTTTTTTTGTCATGTTCCGGGTATTAAG GTGGTGATCCCACGTGGTCCTCGGCAAGCTAAAGGATTGCTATTATCTTCAATTCGAGACCCAAATCCGGTCGTGTTTTTTGAACCAAAG TGGCTTTATCGGCTTGCTGTTGAAGAAGTCCCAGAGGAAGATTATATGTTGCCTTTATCTGAGGCAGAG GTGATTCGTGAAGGAAGTGACATTACACTTGTTGGGTGGGGAGCTCAACTGTCTGTTATGGAACAGGCCTGTGTTGAAGCCGAGAAG GATGGCATCTCTTGTGAACTGATAGACCTAAAAACTCTAATCCCATGGGACAAGGAAACAGTCGAGGCATCTGTAAATAAAACTGGAAGACTTTTG GTTAGCCACGAAGCTCCGATAACAGGAGGATTCGGTGCTGAAGTCTCTGCTTCTATAGTCGAACGCTGCTTTTTGAga TTAGAATCTCCAGTAACAAGAGTGTGTGGTCTGGATACTCCTTTCCCTTTAGTATTTGAACCATTCTACATGCCAACTAAGAATAAG ATATTGGATGCCATCAAATCCACAGTGAATTACTAG